The following proteins are encoded in a genomic region of Methanoculleus bourgensis MS2:
- a CDS encoding ATP-binding protein, giving the protein MIREFVDREIEAALLEEEWQKAGGRLIILYGRRRIGKTRLITEFIRGKQGILHFAEDTAPQVQIRRFQAAVAEFFGDSLLASLDLTSWGQIFSYLAQKPVPERRYLVIDEFTYLIKNDPAILSALQKAWDTALSGSNWCIILAGSMLGMMSDLALSSTSPIYGRRTRDILLGALRFPDARKMLPTFSFRDALRVHLTIGGIPEYLLKAGDYSDYTTFVGREFFNRYGYFYREPYFMLSQEFRELRTYQAILNAIAVGKTAPGTIAQFCGMDTRHLYPYLEAMTRLGFIERELPLLGNRRQGLYRIADSIFDFWYNFVFSRRQAIETNGLAPDAVDLNPYFGKQFEAFVRDEFARVVFPGCTTGRWWYRDAEIDLVAVDEKAGSVVFGECKWGGLSKMEARGVLARLEQKAGLVRHARYPAERFCLVSGGDIGGKDRLREEGFLVYDMTDIEAAFGGGG; this is encoded by the coding sequence ATGATTAGGGAGTTCGTCGACCGCGAGATCGAGGCCGCCCTTCTTGAGGAGGAGTGGCAGAAGGCTGGGGGGAGGCTGATCATCCTTTACGGCCGCCGGCGCATCGGCAAGACCCGGCTGATCACCGAGTTTATCCGCGGCAAGCAGGGCATCCTCCACTTCGCGGAGGACACCGCGCCGCAGGTCCAGATCCGCCGGTTCCAGGCGGCGGTTGCGGAGTTCTTCGGCGACTCGCTCCTTGCCTCGCTCGACCTTACGTCCTGGGGCCAGATCTTCTCTTACCTGGCGCAGAAACCGGTCCCGGAGCGGCGCTACCTTGTCATCGACGAGTTCACCTACCTGATCAAAAACGATCCGGCCATCCTCTCCGCACTCCAGAAGGCCTGGGATACCGCCCTCTCCGGATCGAACTGGTGCATCATCCTTGCGGGCTCCATGCTCGGGATGATGAGCGATCTGGCGCTCTCTTCCACGTCCCCGATCTATGGAAGACGGACCCGGGATATCCTTCTTGGAGCGCTCCGGTTTCCAGACGCACGAAAGATGCTTCCCACCTTCTCCTTCCGCGACGCGCTCAGGGTCCACCTGACCATCGGCGGCATCCCTGAGTACCTCCTGAAAGCCGGAGATTACAGCGACTACACCACCTTCGTCGGCCGTGAGTTCTTCAACAGGTACGGCTACTTCTACCGGGAGCCGTACTTCATGCTCTCGCAGGAGTTCCGGGAGCTCCGGACGTATCAGGCGATCCTCAACGCCATTGCTGTCGGGAAGACCGCACCCGGCACCATCGCACAGTTCTGCGGCATGGACACCCGGCACCTCTATCCCTACCTGGAGGCGATGACCCGTCTCGGGTTTATCGAGAGAGAACTCCCCCTCCTCGGGAATCGGCGGCAGGGGCTGTACCGGATAGCGGACAGTATTTTTGACTTCTGGTACAACTTCGTCTTCTCCCGGCGGCAGGCGATAGAGACCAACGGTCTTGCGCCTGATGCAGTAGACCTCAATCCCTACTTCGGCAAGCAATTCGAGGCGTTTGTCCGGGATGAGTTTGCTCGCGTCGTCTTTCCCGGCTGCACCACCGGACGGTGGTGGTACCGGGATGCGGAGATCGACCTTGTTGCGGTTGACGAGAAGGCCGGATCGGTTGTCTTTGGCGAGTGCAAGTGGGGAGGGCTCTCGAAGATGGAGGCACGTGGGGTGCTCGCCCGGCTCGAGCAGAAGGCCGGTCTTGTCCGCCATGCCCGCTACCCGGCGGAGCGCTTCTGCCTGGTCTCAGGCGGTGATATCGGGGGGAAGGACCGGCTCAGGGAGGAGGGGTTCCTCGTCTATGATATGACGGATATTGAGGCGGCGTTTGGGGGCGGTGGGTGA
- a CDS encoding Fic family protein, with protein sequence MIKEIGMNVRFTVFLAEKISPGVKREVIEGAEEQVEQVTEQVRRLLISLRKEPLRTNDAMRCLGLSHRPTFLYDSLRPAIQTGFVEMTQPDSPRSPTQKYRLTERGRSYLQRYVTS encoded by the coding sequence ATGATCAAAGAGATCGGGATGAACGTTCGGTTTACTGTTTTTCTTGCGGAGAAGATCTCACCCGGAGTTAAGCGCGAAGTTATCGAGGGGGCTGAAGAGCAAGTCGAACAAGTAACCGAACAAGTGAGGCGCCTTCTGATCTCTCTGAGGAAAGAGCCACTGAGAACGAACGATGCAATGCGATGCCTGGGACTCAGTCACCGGCCCACATTCCTGTACGATTCCCTGAGGCCGGCTATTCAGACTGGGTTCGTTGAGATGACGCAGCCGGATTCGCCCAGAAGCCCGACGCAGAAATACCGCCTGACTGAAAGGGGGAGGAGCTATCTGCAAAGATACGTGACGTCGTGA
- a CDS encoding small multi-drug export protein, which produces MTTDPKPTVAEPCWWRAVLTNPYIVGPIKFVLPFAIVTALFVALYLMVPYQQFLTLSGLAAAYFVPPAGKESIIPIAILMGYPWWLITLVIFLIDVAVSLFVVWNFDLALKIPLIGRLLEGGMTAARNYTETQPWLRRLSTVGLILFVFFPFQGTGAMNGSILGRLLGMNEARVFACVCTGSLASCLVIALGADVILDIYQEDPVLGIGLLVLVAVVVVAGVVGWRVWKKRLRGRRPG; this is translated from the coding sequence ATGACCACGGACCCAAAGCCTACCGTCGCGGAGCCCTGCTGGTGGAGAGCCGTCCTGACGAACCCCTACATCGTCGGCCCCATCAAGTTTGTCCTCCCGTTTGCCATCGTCACGGCGCTGTTTGTCGCCCTCTACCTGATGGTACCCTACCAGCAGTTTCTGACCCTCTCCGGGCTGGCCGCCGCCTACTTTGTCCCCCCGGCCGGGAAGGAGTCGATCATCCCGATCGCGATCCTGATGGGGTATCCCTGGTGGCTCATCACGCTCGTGATCTTCCTGATCGATGTTGCGGTCTCCCTCTTTGTGGTCTGGAACTTCGACCTGGCGCTGAAGATCCCGCTCATCGGCCGGCTGCTCGAGGGCGGGATGACAGCGGCCCGGAACTACACCGAGACCCAGCCCTGGCTCCGGCGGCTCTCGACGGTCGGGCTCATCCTCTTTGTCTTCTTCCCGTTCCAGGGGACCGGGGCGATGAACGGGTCGATCCTCGGCCGGCTGCTTGGGATGAACGAGGCCCGGGTGTTTGCGTGTGTCTGCACGGGCTCGCTTGCCTCCTGTCTCGTCATCGCGCTCGGCGCCGACGTGATCCTGGATATCTACCAGGAGGACCCGGTCCTTGGGATCGGGCTCCTGGTCCTGGTCGCGGTCGTGGTCGTGGCCGGGGTGGTTGGGTGGCGGGTGTGGAAGAAGAGGCTCCGGGGGCGGCGGCCGGGGTAG
- a CDS encoding ATP-binding protein has protein sequence MANIRDRVIARVFREPGLIEQWGSGFPRILDEAKPA, from the coding sequence GTGGCTAACATTCGCGATCGTGTCATTGCCCGTGTGTTTCGGGAACCGGGTCTGATCGAGCAATGGGGCAGCGGGTTTCCCCGCATTCTGGACGAGGCAAAACCTGCCTGA
- a CDS encoding cation diffusion facilitator family transporter, with protein sequence MGEVIPAGGDGALKEKTARLSVASNTFLVATKLAVGVAIGSVGIISEAIHSAIDLIAAVVAYFSVRQSARPPDECHTFGHGKYESISGLLEAVLILVAAVLIINEAIKNLLGGVETLNVDALGAGIAVMLLSAGINLYVSSRLMTVAKKTESIALESDAWHLRTDVYTSAGVVGGLVLIKLTGIVMLDSFVALGVAVIILKAAFDLIRRSFEDLVDRSLPPEEEARIREIINEHCTAVISFHRLRTRRSGPNRFVDLHMVVPRTATLEEAYGIVKHIEADVKGEFPRTSVTIRVQPCTGEDCLACAVLSACPECEHLTLHGGPEKER encoded by the coding sequence ATGGGAGAGGTCATTCCCGCCGGAGGGGACGGCGCGCTCAAGGAGAAGACCGCCCGCCTCTCGGTCGCATCAAACACCTTTCTTGTCGCGACGAAACTGGCTGTCGGGGTTGCCATCGGCTCGGTCGGTATCATATCGGAGGCGATCCACTCCGCAATCGACCTGATCGCCGCGGTCGTCGCCTACTTCTCGGTCCGGCAGTCGGCCCGGCCGCCCGACGAGTGCCATACCTTCGGGCACGGGAAGTACGAGAGCATATCCGGGCTTCTTGAGGCGGTCCTGATCCTTGTTGCCGCCGTCCTGATCATCAACGAGGCGATAAAAAACCTCCTTGGCGGGGTGGAGACGCTGAACGTCGATGCGCTCGGGGCCGGTATTGCCGTGATGCTCCTCTCGGCCGGGATCAACCTCTACGTCTCCTCCCGGCTCATGACGGTGGCGAAGAAGACCGAGTCGATTGCGCTCGAGAGCGATGCCTGGCACCTGCGCACCGACGTCTACACCTCTGCCGGGGTTGTGGGGGGACTTGTCCTGATCAAGCTCACCGGGATTGTGATGCTCGACTCCTTCGTCGCGCTCGGTGTTGCGGTCATCATCCTGAAGGCGGCGTTTGACCTTATCAGGCGGTCGTTTGAGGACCTCGTCGACCGGAGCCTCCCCCCCGAGGAGGAGGCCCGGATCCGGGAGATCATCAACGAACACTGCACGGCAGTCATCAGTTTCCACCGGCTCCGGACCCGCCGGTCGGGGCCGAACCGGTTTGTGGACCTCCATATGGTCGTCCCGAGGACCGCGACCCTCGAGGAGGCCTACGGTATCGTGAAACATATCGAGGCCGACGTCAAAGGAGAGTTCCCCCGGACGAGCGTCACCATCAGGGTGCAGCCCTGCACCGGCGAGGACTGTCTCGCCTGCGCTGTCCTGTCCGCCTGCCCGGAGTGCGAACACCTGACCCTCCACGGTGGGCCGGAAAAAGAACGGTAA
- a CDS encoding diacylglycerol/polyprenol kinase family protein translates to MNESLRQVVHLVFGLGIAGFVLVFDRNITISVLVLALFAGFILSDAISRGYTIPVVSTIIGGLERRDAAPGKGALFFALGALFSLVFFEKEVAFVGLVVLSLLDSITTIAGVRFGKTRIYNHKSLEGTLAGIAVTTAALCLLVPPMAALATAAVTGLAELLSPVDDNLVIPVVACLVLTALI, encoded by the coding sequence ATGAACGAGTCGCTCCGGCAGGTCGTCCACCTCGTCTTCGGTCTCGGGATTGCGGGGTTTGTCCTCGTCTTCGACCGCAACATTACCATCTCCGTCCTCGTGCTCGCCCTCTTTGCAGGGTTCATCCTCTCCGACGCCATCTCCCGGGGCTACACCATCCCGGTCGTCTCGACGATCATCGGGGGTCTGGAGCGGCGTGACGCCGCCCCGGGCAAGGGAGCGCTCTTCTTCGCGCTCGGGGCCCTCTTCTCTCTCGTCTTCTTCGAAAAAGAGGTCGCCTTCGTCGGGCTCGTGGTCCTCTCGCTCCTCGACAGCATCACCACCATCGCCGGCGTCCGGTTCGGGAAGACCCGGATCTACAACCACAAATCCCTTGAGGGCACGCTCGCCGGTATCGCGGTGACGACGGCCGCCCTCTGCCTCCTCGTCCCGCCGATGGCCGCCCTCGCGACCGCCGCGGTCACGGGGCTTGCCGAACTCTTAAGCCCCGTGGACGACAACCTCGTCATCCCGGTCGTGGCATGCCTCGTCCTCACGGCCCTGATATGA